A single region of the Buteo buteo chromosome 16, bButBut1.hap1.1, whole genome shotgun sequence genome encodes:
- the TMEM80 gene encoding transmembrane protein 80 isoform X1: MRTLTSRSPEMKMVRTSSVLSSVPLQILFYVNGIYYIFYFLATLAMIVYKSQVFSYPDDFLAPDLALLFIMAILEVLRLYLGSKGNLTEEEAPLGLSLVITVGSVILSVYFLVWQTYVLKADIIINAVLLFTYGLESVLKVIAIAAFVS; encoded by the exons ATGAGGACATTAACCTCAAGAAGCCCAGAGATGAAGATGGTGAG AACTTCGTCAGTT CTGTCATCTGTTCCTTTACAGATTCTATTTTATGTAAATGGGATTTATTACATCTTCTACTTCTTGGCAACTCTTGCAATGATTGTTTATAAAA GTCAAGTTTTCAGTTACCCAGATGATTTTTTAGCTCCTGATCTTGCATTGCTTTTCATTATGGCCATTCTTGAAGTGCTCCGATTATACTTGG GTTCAAAGGGTAACCTGACAGAAGAAGAGGCTCCATTAGGGCTCAGTCTTGTGATCACAGTCGGAAGTGTGATTCTGTCTGTATATTTCCTGGTGTGGCAAACTTACGTGCTGAAAGCAGACATCATTATCAATGCTGTTCTTCTCTTTACATATGGGCTTGAGTCAGTACTAAAGGTCATAGCCATTGCTGCTTTTGTCAGCTAA
- the TMEM80 gene encoding transmembrane protein 80 isoform X2 produces the protein MAVVRRGRTSSVLSSVPLQILFYVNGIYYIFYFLATLAMIVYKSQVFSYPDDFLAPDLALLFIMAILEVLRLYLGSKGNLTEEEAPLGLSLVITVGSVILSVYFLVWQTYVLKADIIINAVLLFTYGLESVLKVIAIAAFVS, from the exons ATGGCCGTTGTGAGGCGAG GAAGAACTTCGTCAGTT CTGTCATCTGTTCCTTTACAGATTCTATTTTATGTAAATGGGATTTATTACATCTTCTACTTCTTGGCAACTCTTGCAATGATTGTTTATAAAA GTCAAGTTTTCAGTTACCCAGATGATTTTTTAGCTCCTGATCTTGCATTGCTTTTCATTATGGCCATTCTTGAAGTGCTCCGATTATACTTGG GTTCAAAGGGTAACCTGACAGAAGAAGAGGCTCCATTAGGGCTCAGTCTTGTGATCACAGTCGGAAGTGTGATTCTGTCTGTATATTTCCTGGTGTGGCAAACTTACGTGCTGAAAGCAGACATCATTATCAATGCTGTTCTTCTCTTTACATATGGGCTTGAGTCAGTACTAAAGGTCATAGCCATTGCTGCTTTTGTCAGCTAA
- the DEAF1 gene encoding deformed epidermal autoregulatory factor 1 homolog isoform X3 — protein sequence MEDADSAAKQLGLAEAAAAAAAAAAVAAAERPEQQQQQQQQPSPQRAAASDSDSEAEPEPEEEEEEAAAAAQVTAVTVMAADAEHIEMGTEPLPSADEAAAAAFAEVTTVTVANVGASADNVFTTSVANAASISGHVLSGRTALQIGDSLNTEKATLIVVHTDGSIVETTGLKGPSAPLTPGPQSPPTPLTSVQEKTGTKYNWDPSVYENELPVRCRNISGILYKNRLGSGGRGRCIKQGDNWYSPTEFEAMAGRASSKDWKRSIRYAGRPLQCLIHDGILNPHAASCTCAACCDDMTLSGPVRLFVPYKRRKKENEMPATPVKKDCPKNITLLPATAATTFTVTPSGQITTSGALTFDRTSTVEATAIISESPSQGDVFTGATVQDTNVQQPCRVNHPEPHYPSYQDNCQISPFPEAALPTSHPKIVLTSLPALAVPPTTPTKAISPSVVNGLEVTEQRSWLYLEEMVNSLLNTAQQLKTLIEQAKQASSSFREAAVTQAKIQADVERKEARVCSKRP from the exons ATGGAGGACGCCGACTCGGCGGCGAAACAGCTGGGCTTagcggaggcggcggcagcggcggcggcggcagccgcagTGGCGGCTGCGGAAAGACCcgaacagcagcagcagcaacagcagcagccgtCGCCGCAGCGAGCGGCGGCCTCGGACTCAGACTCGGAGGCGGAGCCGGagcccgaggaggaggaggaggaggcggcggcggcggcgcaggTGACTGCGGTGACGGTGATGGCGGCAGATGCCGAGCACATCGAGATGGGAACCGAACCCTTGCCGAGCGCCGACGaggccgctgccgccgccttCGCAG AAGTCACCACAGTGACAGTAGCCAATGTTGGTGCCTCCGCAGACAATGTTTTCACTACATCAGTGGCAAATGCAGCTTCAATTTCAGGACATGTGCTG TCTGGGAGAACAGCCCTCCAAATTGGGGACAGCTTGAATACTGAAAAAGCCACTCTCATTGTGGTTCACACAGACGGCAGCATTGTAGAAACCACAGGGTTGAAGGGGCCATCAGCACCTCTCACACCAG gacCGCAATCTCCTCCTACCCCTTTAACATCCGTCCAAGAAAAAACTGGAACCAAGTATAACTGGGACCCGTCTGTGTATGAGAACGAGCTCCCGGTGAGATGCCGGAATATCAGTGGCATTCTCTATAAAAACAGACTCGGCTCAG gagGCCGTGGTAGGTGCATTAAGCAAGGGGACAACTGGTACAGCCCCACTGAATTTGAAGCTATGGCGGGACGAGCCAGCAGCAAAGACTGGAAGAGGAGCATCCGCTATGCTGGGAGGCCACTGCAGTGCCTTATTCAC GATGGGATTTTAAATCCTCATGCTGCCTCTTGTACTTGTGCTGCTTGCTGCGATGACATGACTCTG AGTGGTCCTGTACGACTCTTTGTACCATATAAAAGgcggaaaaaagaaaatgaaatgcctgCAACTCCAGTGAAGAAGGATTGCCCCAAAAACATCACTCTGCTTCCTGCCACAGCTGCTACTACAT TCACCGTGACTCCTTCTGGACAGATCACTACCTCCGGTGCTCTGACATTTGACCGTACATCGACAGTGGAAGCCACAGCAATTATCTCGGAAAGTCCGTCCCAGGGTGATGTTTTCACTGGAGCCACTG TTCAAGATACCAATGTCCAGCAGCCTTGCCGGGTGAATCACCCAGAACCTCACTATCCAAGTTACCAGGACAACTGTCAGATTTCACCTTTTCCTGAAGCTGCACTGCCAACATCTCATCCCAAAATTG TGTTAACCTcgctccctgccctggcagtgCCCCCCACGACCCCTACCAAAGCCATATCCCCTTCGGTGGTGAATGGGCTGGAAGTGACAGAGCAACGGAGCTGGCTGTACTTGGAAGAGATGGTCAATTCATTGCTCAACACCGCCCAGCAGCTGAAGACTCTCATTGAACAGGCCAAACAGGCCAGCTCCTCCTTCCGTGAGGCTGCTGTCACACAAGCAAAAATTCAAGCTGATGTGGAGAGGAAAGAG GCACGAGTGTGCAGCAAGAGACCTTGA